A region of Allocoleopsis franciscana PCC 7113 DNA encodes the following proteins:
- a CDS encoding glycosyltransferase yields the protein MPENYWSEDESGSELDPISSLLSDFEEEEFENEFFFQGLEGRRQKAAVVLTALWGGIILLHLVSWGSYLIWGLTALLGIQAVRFLFARPRKTPEPLWDDAQANLPFVSLLVAAKNEEAVITNLVKMLCNLDYPKSRYEVWVIDDYSTDQTPALLDQLATEYTQLKVLHRGEAAGGGKSGALNQVLPLTKGEIVGVFDADARVPKDVLRRMLPLFGKPQVGAVQVRKAIANASVNFWTRGQMAEMALDTFIQQQRIAIGGIGELRGNGQFVRRAALERCGGWNEQTITDDLDLTIRLHLDKWDIQFLDFPPVEEEGVTTALALWHQRNRWGEGGYQRYLDYWRLIVSNRMGTLKTLDLFSFMIIQYLLPAAALPDFLMALARHHLPILSPLSGLALTLPAIGMFVGLLRTKRNEPFNISTGFITLLQTIRGTFYMLHWMLVIGGMTARISVRPKRLKWVKTVHQGTEEETLEFEANR from the coding sequence ATGCCGGAGAATTACTGGTCAGAAGATGAGTCTGGTAGTGAACTAGACCCAATTAGCTCACTGTTATCCGATTTCGAGGAGGAAGAATTTGAAAATGAATTCTTTTTTCAAGGGCTAGAAGGACGCCGACAGAAAGCGGCTGTGGTTCTCACTGCCCTGTGGGGAGGAATCATCTTACTCCATTTAGTATCCTGGGGTTCTTACTTAATTTGGGGCTTAACAGCGCTATTAGGGATTCAGGCGGTACGGTTCTTGTTTGCTCGACCGCGAAAGACGCCTGAACCACTCTGGGATGATGCTCAGGCAAATTTACCGTTTGTGTCTCTCCTCGTGGCAGCCAAAAATGAAGAGGCTGTGATCACGAATCTCGTCAAAATGCTGTGTAACTTAGATTACCCTAAAAGCCGATACGAAGTCTGGGTAATCGACGACTATAGCACTGACCAAACACCTGCGTTATTAGACCAGTTAGCGACAGAATACACCCAGTTGAAAGTGTTGCATCGGGGTGAGGCGGCAGGAGGCGGCAAATCCGGCGCACTCAATCAGGTTTTACCCCTCACCAAGGGTGAAATTGTTGGGGTATTTGATGCCGATGCAAGGGTACCGAAAGATGTATTGCGGCGTATGCTGCCCTTGTTTGGCAAGCCGCAAGTCGGTGCTGTGCAGGTTCGGAAAGCGATCGCCAATGCTTCGGTGAATTTCTGGACACGAGGGCAAATGGCAGAAATGGCTCTTGATACCTTTATCCAACAGCAGCGCATTGCTATTGGTGGCATAGGAGAACTGCGGGGTAACGGTCAATTTGTTCGTCGAGCCGCTTTAGAGCGTTGCGGCGGTTGGAACGAACAAACCATTACAGACGATTTGGATTTAACCATTCGCTTGCACTTGGACAAGTGGGATATCCAGTTTCTGGACTTCCCGCCTGTGGAAGAAGAAGGTGTGACAACCGCCCTAGCGCTATGGCATCAGCGTAACCGTTGGGGAGAAGGAGGATACCAGCGCTATCTGGATTACTGGCGATTGATTGTCAGTAATCGGATGGGCACGTTAAAAACGCTGGATTTGTTCTCGTTCATGATTATCCAGTACCTATTGCCAGCCGCAGCCTTACCCGATTTTTTAATGGCTTTAGCTCGCCATCATCTCCCGATCCTATCCCCTCTGAGCGGATTGGCTCTCACCCTTCCCGCGATCGGAATGTTTGTTGGGCTGTTACGCACCAAACGAAACGAACCCTTCAATATTTCGACAGGGTTTATTACCCTCTTGCAGACAATACGCGGCACCTTTTACATGCTTCACTGGATGCTCGTGATTGGTGGGATGACAGCGCGAATTTCCGTGCGTCCTAAGCGGCTTAAATGGGTGAAAACAGTACATCAAGGAACTGAGGAAGAAACCTTGGAATTTGAAGCCAATCGCTAG
- a CDS encoding bifunctional sterol desaturase/short chain dehydrogenase, whose amino-acid sequence MVTSLIAMTAWGLGSVLWAELVRDFYHLLAHYWTPLYRLHVWHHRVFRPDLTAVNDTIYREAHWRNDVPEALAMLVLGLLPWGVAYTVAPEQHWAALLGCLYTLTFLFSAIARGSGIKWAEELTDVTHRPGQFLTPPSRWFVNRTYHWRHHFDNQKAYYCGTLTLVDQLMGTALSFKGKTVAVTGASGTLGQALLATLHERGAKVMALTSREQSVSLTVKGENIPVKTMTWQVGQESDLAAILETVDILILNHGINVHGERTADAIAQSYEINTFSSWRLMELFFSTVRTNQEMATKEVWVNTSEAEASPAFSPLYELSKRALGDLVTLRRLDAPCVVRKLILGPFKSNLNPIGVMSGDWVAKQIVNLAVRDVRNIIVTINPLTFVMFPLKQLFVGLYFKLFSRRADLQAVKSEVVSGNIAIKGLAQK is encoded by the coding sequence ATGGTGACTTCGTTGATAGCGATGACTGCTTGGGGATTGGGTTCTGTCTTGTGGGCAGAATTGGTGCGAGACTTTTACCACCTCTTGGCTCATTATTGGACTCCTCTATATCGGCTCCATGTATGGCATCATCGCGTTTTTCGTCCGGATTTAACGGCTGTCAATGACACGATTTATCGGGAAGCGCATTGGCGCAATGACGTGCCAGAAGCCCTAGCCATGTTGGTATTGGGGTTGTTGCCGTGGGGGGTTGCCTATACAGTGGCACCAGAGCAGCATTGGGCGGCTTTATTGGGTTGTCTTTATACGCTTACCTTTTTATTTAGTGCGATCGCACGGGGAAGTGGGATTAAATGGGCTGAGGAATTAACCGATGTCACCCACCGTCCCGGACAATTTTTGACTCCACCTTCTCGTTGGTTCGTCAATCGCACCTATCATTGGCGACATCACTTTGATAACCAAAAGGCTTACTATTGCGGTACGTTGACATTAGTGGATCAGCTCATGGGAACAGCTCTTTCGTTTAAAGGTAAAACTGTTGCGGTGACTGGAGCCTCTGGAACTCTGGGGCAAGCACTTCTGGCGACTCTTCATGAACGTGGGGCGAAAGTTATGGCTCTTACTTCTAGGGAGCAATCTGTTAGCCTAACCGTGAAAGGTGAAAATATTCCTGTCAAAACAATGACTTGGCAGGTAGGACAAGAATCTGACTTGGCAGCGATTTTGGAAACAGTAGATATTCTCATCCTCAATCACGGAATTAACGTGCATGGGGAGAGAACGGCAGATGCGATCGCACAATCTTATGAAATCAACACCTTTTCCAGTTGGCGGTTAATGGAACTGTTTTTCAGCACCGTCCGCACTAATCAAGAAATGGCAACCAAAGAAGTTTGGGTCAATACATCAGAAGCCGAAGCCTCTCCTGCCTTTAGCCCCCTGTACGAACTCAGCAAACGGGCACTAGGAGACTTGGTTACCCTGCGGCGTTTAGATGCGCCCTGTGTGGTGCGAAAACTGATTTTAGGGCCATTTAAGAGTAATCTCAATCCGATTGGAGTGATGTCGGGAGATTGGGTAGCAAAACAGATTGTAAATCTAGCGGTTCGGGATGTGCGGAATATTATCGTTACGATTAATCCCTTAACCTTTGTGATGTTTCCCCTCAAACAATTGTTTGTTGGTCTTTATTTCAAACTGTTCAGTCGCCGTGCTGATTTACAGGCTGTGAAGTCGGAGGTAGTTTCCGGAAATATAGCCATCAAGGGGTTAGCCCAAAAATAA
- the typA gene encoding translational GTPase TypA has product MSLPIRNVAIIAHVDHGKTTLVDALLKQSGIFREGEDVPDCVMDSNDLERERGITILSKNTAVRYKETLINIVDTPGHADFGGEVERVLGMVDGCILIVDANEGPMPQTRFVLKKALEKGLRPIVVVNKIDRPQADPHGAVDKVLDLFLELGADDDQCEFPYLFASGLEGYAKEDLDAQGVDMQPMFEAILRHVPPPIGDVTKPLQLQVTTLDYSEYVGRIVIGRIHNGTIKSGQQAAVVTETGAIVKGKITKLMGFEGLKRIDLEEASAGNIVAVAGFANANIGETITCPNEPQALPLIKVDEPTLQMTFSVNDSPFAGQEGDFVTSRQLRDRLIRELETNVALRVEETDSPDKFLVSGRGELHLGILIETMRREGYEFQVSQPQVIYREVNGQPCEPYELLVLDIPEVAVGGCIERLGQRKGEMQDMQVGGNSRTQLEFVIPARGLIGFRGEFMRLTRGEGIMNHSFLDYRPFSGDVETRRNGVIISFEEGVATFYAMKNGEDRGVFFITPGTKVYKGMIVGEHNRPQDLDLNVCKTKQLTNHRSATGDELVQLQAPMEMSLERALEYIGSDELVEVTPKSVRLRKVTKKLVKR; this is encoded by the coding sequence ATGTCTCTCCCTATTCGTAACGTTGCTATCATTGCCCACGTCGATCACGGCAAAACCACTCTTGTAGATGCCCTGCTCAAACAATCTGGCATTTTCCGCGAAGGGGAAGACGTTCCAGACTGCGTCATGGACTCCAACGATTTAGAGCGGGAACGAGGCATTACAATTCTTTCCAAAAACACCGCCGTTCGCTACAAAGAAACATTAATCAACATTGTTGATACCCCCGGTCACGCTGACTTTGGCGGTGAGGTTGAGCGGGTGTTGGGGATGGTGGATGGCTGCATCCTGATTGTGGATGCCAATGAAGGGCCAATGCCTCAGACTCGGTTTGTGCTGAAAAAAGCCCTGGAAAAGGGATTACGCCCTATTGTCGTCGTTAATAAAATTGACCGACCCCAAGCTGACCCCCATGGTGCCGTTGATAAAGTCTTGGATCTGTTCCTAGAATTAGGTGCAGACGATGACCAGTGTGAGTTTCCCTATCTGTTTGCCTCAGGTCTAGAAGGCTACGCCAAAGAAGATTTGGACGCCCAAGGCGTGGATATGCAACCCATGTTTGAGGCAATTTTACGTCATGTCCCCCCACCGATTGGGGATGTTACAAAGCCCTTACAACTGCAAGTGACCACCCTTGATTATTCTGAATATGTCGGTCGGATTGTGATTGGTCGCATCCACAATGGCACAATCAAGTCCGGTCAGCAAGCGGCAGTAGTAACAGAAACAGGCGCAATTGTCAAGGGAAAAATTACCAAATTGATGGGCTTTGAAGGACTCAAGCGCATCGACCTCGAAGAAGCCTCAGCCGGAAACATCGTCGCGGTGGCTGGGTTTGCCAATGCCAACATTGGGGAAACGATTACTTGCCCCAATGAACCGCAAGCCTTACCACTGATTAAGGTGGATGAGCCAACCTTGCAGATGACCTTCTCGGTGAATGATTCGCCGTTTGCGGGTCAGGAAGGGGATTTTGTGACTTCACGGCAATTGCGCGATCGCTTGATTCGAGAACTGGAAACCAACGTTGCCCTGCGCGTCGAAGAAACCGACTCTCCCGATAAATTCCTGGTTTCGGGTCGCGGTGAACTGCACCTGGGTATCCTTATCGAAACCATGCGCCGTGAGGGGTATGAGTTTCAGGTTTCCCAGCCCCAGGTGATTTACCGAGAAGTGAATGGTCAACCCTGCGAACCCTATGAGCTTTTGGTGCTAGATATCCCTGAAGTCGCTGTGGGCGGCTGTATCGAACGCCTCGGTCAGCGCAAGGGCGAAATGCAGGATATGCAAGTTGGCGGCAATAGTCGTACCCAACTGGAGTTTGTGATTCCAGCGCGGGGTTTAATCGGATTCCGGGGTGAGTTCATGCGCCTGACACGGGGTGAGGGCATCATGAATCATAGCTTCTTGGATTATCGTCCTTTCTCCGGTGATGTTGAGACCCGCCGTAATGGGGTAATTATCTCGTTTGAGGAAGGAGTAGCAACCTTCTACGCGATGAAGAACGGGGAAGACCGAGGAGTGTTCTTTATTACACCGGGTACCAAGGTGTACAAGGGCATGATTGTTGGGGAACACAACCGCCCTCAAGACCTGGATCTGAACGTTTGTAAGACCAAGCAGCTTACAAACCATCGTTCTGCGACGGGTGATGAACTCGTGCAGTTGCAAGCGCCGATGGAAATGAGTTTAGAGCGTGCTCTAGAATACATCGGATCGGATGAACTGGTGGAAGTCACACCGAAGTCAGTGCGTCTGCGAAAGGTGACAAAGAAACTGGTGAAGCGTTAA
- the hemF gene encoding oxygen-dependent coproporphyrinogen oxidase, with protein sequence MTAFQTDATTTPQVSPSLPPADSRERVKQLMLQLQDTICQALEQLDGASQFQEDVWEREEGGGGRSRVIRDGAVFEQGGVNFSEVWGHQLPPSILAQRPEATGHGFFATGTSMVLHPRNPYIPTVHLNYRYFEAGPVWWFGGGADLTPYYPFAEDAAHFHRTFKGACDNHNPEYYPVFKRWCDEYFYLKHRQETRGVGGLFFDYQDGTGQLYRGPHKDSPAAIYSDRLGAVAPRTWEDLFAFIQECSASFLPAYVPIVERRQGLEYGDRERDFQLYRRGRYVEFNLVYDRGTIFGLQTNGRTESILMSLPPLVRWEYSYQPEPNTPEAELYEIFLKPQDWANWTPLTSF encoded by the coding sequence ATGACAGCTTTTCAGACGGACGCAACGACTACTCCTCAGGTTTCGCCTTCTTTACCACCTGCTGACTCCAGAGAACGAGTCAAGCAGTTGATGCTACAGCTCCAAGATACAATTTGTCAGGCTTTAGAACAGCTCGATGGGGCTAGCCAATTTCAGGAAGATGTTTGGGAGCGAGAAGAAGGTGGCGGTGGTCGTTCCCGTGTCATACGCGATGGTGCTGTATTTGAGCAGGGTGGAGTTAACTTTTCCGAGGTTTGGGGTCACCAACTTCCTCCCTCTATTCTGGCTCAGCGTCCAGAGGCAACGGGACATGGTTTTTTTGCCACCGGCACATCAATGGTGCTGCATCCTCGCAATCCCTATATCCCCACTGTCCACTTAAATTATCGTTATTTTGAAGCGGGTCCCGTTTGGTGGTTTGGAGGAGGAGCCGATTTAACTCCTTATTACCCCTTTGCCGAAGACGCGGCTCATTTCCATCGCACCTTCAAAGGAGCTTGTGATAATCACAACCCTGAGTATTATCCCGTATTCAAGCGCTGGTGTGATGAGTACTTTTATTTAAAACACCGCCAAGAAACGCGGGGTGTTGGCGGACTCTTCTTTGACTATCAAGATGGCACAGGTCAACTGTATCGCGGCCCTCACAAAGATAGTCCCGCTGCCATTTATAGTGACCGACTTGGAGCGGTAGCGCCACGGACTTGGGAAGATTTGTTTGCCTTTATCCAGGAATGCTCTGCATCCTTTTTACCCGCTTATGTGCCCATTGTTGAGCGCCGTCAAGGGCTAGAGTATGGCGACAGAGAACGTGATTTCCAGCTTTATCGTCGGGGTCGCTATGTAGAATTTAACTTGGTCTATGACCGGGGTACCATCTTTGGTTTACAAACAAACGGGCGCACAGAGTCTATCCTCATGTCTCTACCTCCCTTAGTGCGTTGGGAATACAGCTACCAACCTGAACCGAATACGCCGGAAGCCGAGTTGTACGAGATATTTCTCAAGCCCCAAGACTGGGCTAACTGGACGCCTTTAACCTCCTTTTAA
- a CDS encoding STAS domain-containing protein, with amino-acid sequence MIHIEQKTHTTKDGTTVIVLAPVGRLDITTAWQFRLKLQECISKLSRHVIVNLSQVNFIDSSGLTSLVAGMRDADKVKGSFRICNVHPEAKLVFEVTMMDSVFEIFETEEEALEGVPRSMAT; translated from the coding sequence ATGATTCATATTGAGCAGAAAACACACACCACCAAAGATGGTACGACTGTCATTGTTTTAGCACCTGTCGGACGCTTGGATATCACTACGGCTTGGCAATTTCGTTTGAAGCTGCAAGAGTGTATTTCTAAGCTCAGCCGTCATGTGATTGTCAATCTCAGTCAGGTTAACTTTATTGATAGTTCGGGTTTAACGTCCCTAGTTGCCGGAATGCGAGATGCAGACAAAGTGAAAGGGAGTTTCCGCATTTGTAACGTCCATCCAGAGGCGAAACTGGTCTTTGAGGTCACCATGATGGACTCCGTGTTTGAAATCTTTGAAACGGAGGAAGAAGCCTTGGAAGGAGTTCCTCGGAGTATGGCGACCTGA
- a CDS encoding chromophore lyase CpcT/CpeT codes for MTHSAELITLARYMAGEFDNRQQAIADPAWYVHLHLWLRPVPLFTEDSLTLFAEQANIVNLDQPYRPRILRLYPNPTEPGSLQVQFYMLKNPDAIRGAGRNPELLKQLTTAQIEFLPGCTLRVKQRLVSPNAYEFSAFSATNTPCSFSYQGKDYQISLGFEATPEEFRTYDKGIDPATGKATWGALLGPFRFTKRQDFADELPL; via the coding sequence ATGACCCATTCTGCTGAATTGATTACCTTAGCACGCTACATGGCGGGTGAATTTGATAATCGACAACAAGCCATCGCCGACCCCGCTTGGTATGTTCACCTCCACCTGTGGCTGCGACCGGTGCCCTTGTTTACCGAAGACAGCCTGACCCTATTTGCTGAACAGGCTAATATTGTTAATCTCGATCAACCCTACCGTCCACGCATTCTGAGGCTGTATCCCAACCCAACGGAACCAGGCTCTTTACAAGTGCAGTTTTATATGCTTAAAAACCCGGACGCGATCCGAGGTGCTGGTCGTAATCCAGAATTATTAAAGCAGCTCACAACTGCACAAATTGAGTTTTTACCAGGCTGTACTCTTCGTGTGAAACAGCGTCTAGTTTCCCCTAATGCCTATGAATTTTCCGCGTTCTCAGCAACGAATACGCCCTGTAGTTTTAGCTATCAAGGCAAAGATTACCAAATTTCCCTAGGATTTGAGGCTACACCTGAGGAATTTCGCACCTATGACAAAGGCATTGACCCAGCGACCGGAAAAGCCACATGGGGAGCCTTACTTGGCCCGTTCCGCTTCACCAAACGTCAAGATTTTGCCGACGAGTTACCGCTCTAA
- the psb29 gene encoding photosystem II biogenesis protein Psp29 yields MNNLRTVSDTKRDFYNHHTRPVNSIFRRVVEELMVEMHLLSVNVDFHYEPIYALGVVTSFNRFMEGYRPERDKASIFDALCHSVGNNPEQYKQDAQWLESMAERVTGEELVSWLSAPRPQDTLGDLYAAVAAIAENPKFKYSRLFAIGLYTLLEKADSELVQDEKRRTEALKKISDGLHLPEEKLQKDLELYRSNLQKMEQVRIVIEDAIQADRKKREKRIQDQNKAATSSSDSQESTPGV; encoded by the coding sequence GTGAATAACCTTCGCACAGTCTCAGATACTAAACGAGACTTTTACAACCATCACACCCGCCCTGTTAACTCGATCTTCCGACGGGTGGTCGAAGAGTTGATGGTCGAAATGCATTTGCTGTCGGTCAATGTTGATTTTCACTACGAACCCATCTATGCGTTGGGGGTTGTGACATCCTTTAACCGCTTTATGGAGGGCTACCGACCCGAACGAGATAAAGCTTCCATTTTTGATGCCCTGTGTCACTCGGTGGGGAATAACCCAGAACAGTACAAGCAAGATGCCCAATGGCTGGAGTCCATGGCAGAGCGTGTAACAGGGGAAGAATTAGTGTCGTGGTTAAGCGCACCAAGACCCCAAGATACTTTAGGGGATTTGTATGCCGCAGTCGCCGCGATCGCAGAAAATCCTAAATTTAAATACAGCCGTCTGTTTGCGATTGGCCTTTATACACTCCTGGAAAAAGCAGATTCAGAGTTGGTTCAGGACGAAAAGCGGCGGACTGAGGCTCTAAAGAAAATTAGTGATGGTCTACACCTCCCCGAAGAGAAGTTGCAAAAAGACCTAGAGTTGTACCGCAGCAACCTGCAAAAAATGGAACAGGTGCGAATTGTGATCGAAGATGCCATTCAGGCCGATCGCAAAAAACGGGAAAAACGGATTCAGGATCAGAA